Proteins from a genomic interval of Sphingobacterium lactis:
- a CDS encoding sensor histidine kinase — MTRLAIKDFLRMVILMAFAVGIAYLAFKGYYLYATLAFIGLVVLAYRTFSTHRFLLKQLVEFSEAVKYRDFTRRFLVKSERTAEGQVFKAFNQINEIYKNISIDQALQHQYLNKVINMLDTAIIFYHAETGKVIWLNEAFKDLFQVPHLGNIAGMQKRHPELYEKTMQLRVGRHQMETAHSSKGKIKLLMQSSGFDTQDGSFRIIVYQNINEAIDETETRAWHKLLRVLTHEIMNSIGPISSLAETLHERLAHWDEKQDIEDLKLGIFTIKRRSEGLLQFAKSYRMINKVDQPQFSDIQVVQLFENIYQLLEPNLIQRNIDVDIIIKNTRLVLMADQNLLEQVLINLLLNAIEAVKEVEEPYISLSAIETKDHIQVKVQDNGIGMSAEIQEQIFTPFFTTKKTGTGVGLTLSKQIMLMHNGNLFVDSREGEGSTFTLQF; from the coding sequence ATGACCCGATTAGCGATAAAGGACTTTCTGCGGATGGTGATACTGATGGCTTTTGCTGTTGGCATTGCCTATCTGGCTTTTAAGGGATACTACCTGTATGCCACGCTCGCCTTTATCGGCTTGGTTGTCCTTGCTTACCGCACCTTCTCCACCCATCGTTTCCTGCTTAAGCAGTTGGTGGAATTTTCGGAAGCGGTGAAATACCGTGACTTCACCCGGCGGTTTCTGGTTAAATCCGAAAGGACAGCCGAGGGGCAGGTTTTCAAGGCCTTTAACCAGATCAACGAAATCTATAAAAACATATCCATCGATCAGGCCCTGCAGCATCAGTACCTCAATAAGGTTATCAATATGCTGGATACGGCAATTATATTCTACCATGCAGAAACAGGGAAGGTCATCTGGCTGAACGAGGCCTTCAAGGACCTCTTTCAGGTACCGCACCTCGGTAATATTGCTGGCATGCAGAAGCGACATCCGGAACTGTATGAAAAGACCATGCAGTTGCGTGTGGGCAGGCACCAGATGGAAACTGCGCATTCCAGCAAGGGAAAGATCAAACTCCTCATGCAGAGCTCCGGCTTCGACACACAGGACGGCTCCTTCCGGATCATCGTCTACCAGAACATCAATGAAGCCATCGATGAAACGGAAACAAGGGCGTGGCACAAGCTCCTACGTGTACTGACCCACGAAATCATGAACTCCATCGGACCGATCAGTTCGCTGGCAGAAACCCTGCACGAACGACTTGCCCATTGGGATGAGAAACAGGATATCGAGGACCTCAAATTGGGGATCTTTACCATCAAGCGCCGTAGTGAGGGCTTGCTGCAGTTTGCCAAGAGTTACCGCATGATCAATAAAGTGGACCAGCCCCAATTCTCCGACATCCAGGTCGTGCAGCTGTTCGAGAACATCTACCAATTGTTGGAACCCAATTTGATCCAACGGAATATCGATGTTGATATCATCATCAAGAACACGCGGTTGGTGTTGATGGCAGACCAGAACCTGTTGGAACAGGTGTTGATCAACCTGCTGCTGAATGCCATTGAAGCGGTCAAGGAGGTGGAAGAGCCCTACATCAGCCTATCAGCCATCGAGACCAAGGACCATATCCAGGTTAAGGTGCAGGACAATGGTATCGGGATGTCCGCAGAGATTCAGGAGCAGATTTTTACGCCCTTCTTTACGACCAAGAAAACGGGCACGGGGGTTGGTCTTACGCTGAGCAAGCAGATCATGCTGATGCACAATGGAAATCTTTTCGTGGACAGCCGGGAAGGGGAAGGCAGTACTTTTACACTGCAATTCTAA
- a CDS encoding sigma-54-dependent transcriptional regulator: protein MKKARILVVDDDQDLLTATRILLRPNVKEVLVEHNPERLMGLLEKNDIDIVLLDMNYKSAINTGNEGLFWLNKIKEKFPKVDVVMITAYGAVDLAVKSLKQGASDFIVKPWQNEQLLQTLQTIYNERLPTPKAKAQPTERDQHGLIGKSAIMEDLHYKLDKVAPTEANILILGENGTGKDLIANAIHQRSLRQRESFVKVDVGALTETLFESELFGYKKGAFTDAREDRKGRFEHAHLGTLFLDEIGNISLQQQAKLLSVLQNRAVVPLGSSQPIPVDIRLISATNVPLKVLADESRFRKDLIYRINTLEIQVPPLRERGEDIVLLAEHFLKFYSDKYHKNIAGLESNALSKLKGYHFPGNVRELQYSIERAVIMSDQQSIRAEDILFSPIEQQLPEERFDSGMESHNLEEIERKAIKSAMERYNGNISKAAKELGLTRAALYRRLEKYNL from the coding sequence ATGAAGAAAGCCCGTATTTTAGTTGTAGATGACGACCAAGATTTATTAACTGCCACACGCATCCTCTTAAGACCCAATGTAAAAGAAGTTCTCGTTGAGCACAATCCGGAGCGCCTGATGGGCCTACTGGAGAAGAACGATATCGATATCGTCCTGTTGGATATGAACTACAAGAGCGCGATCAATACGGGGAATGAGGGGTTGTTCTGGTTGAATAAGATCAAGGAGAAGTTTCCTAAGGTCGATGTGGTCATGATCACGGCTTACGGTGCGGTCGATCTGGCTGTAAAATCCCTAAAGCAGGGTGCTTCGGATTTCATTGTCAAACCTTGGCAGAATGAACAGCTCCTGCAAACACTACAAACGATTTATAACGAGCGTTTGCCGACACCAAAGGCGAAGGCACAGCCTACCGAACGGGATCAGCATGGGCTTATCGGCAAATCCGCCATCATGGAGGATCTGCATTACAAACTGGATAAGGTTGCACCGACGGAGGCGAATATCTTGATCTTGGGTGAAAACGGAACAGGAAAGGATCTGATTGCCAATGCCATTCATCAACGTTCCTTGCGCCAGCGGGAGAGCTTTGTCAAGGTGGATGTCGGTGCCTTAACGGAAACCTTGTTTGAAAGTGAACTTTTCGGCTATAAGAAGGGCGCATTTACGGATGCGCGGGAGGATCGGAAGGGCAGGTTTGAACATGCACACCTCGGCACCCTTTTCCTGGATGAGATCGGAAACATCAGTTTACAGCAACAGGCCAAATTGTTGAGCGTACTGCAGAATAGGGCAGTGGTTCCCTTGGGTTCCAGTCAACCGATTCCTGTGGATATCCGGTTGATATCCGCTACCAATGTACCCCTGAAGGTGTTGGCCGATGAAAGCCGATTCCGAAAGGATTTGATCTATCGGATCAATACCCTGGAGATCCAGGTGCCGCCTTTGCGGGAGCGTGGCGAGGATATCGTGCTGCTGGCTGAGCATTTCTTAAAATTCTATAGCGATAAATACCATAAGAACATAGCAGGCCTGGAGAGCAATGCCCTATCGAAACTGAAAGGCTATCATTTTCCGGGCAATGTCCGGGAATTGCAGTACAGTATCGAGCGGGCGGTAATCATGTCCGATCAGCAGAGCATCCGAGCGGAGGATATCCTGTTTTCGCCGATTGAACAACAGCTTCCTGAAGAACGATTCGATTCGGGAATGGAGAGCCACAACCTGGAGGAGATCGAACGCAAGGCCATCAAATCGGCCATGGAACGCTACAACGGGAATATCAGTAAAGCCGCCAAGGAATTGGGGCTCACACGTGCCGCATTGTACCGCAGGTTGGAAAAATATAACCTTTAA